In Mycobacterium sp. 050128, one genomic interval encodes:
- a CDS encoding ABC transporter family substrate-binding protein, translating to MVMVTGCSSGYEDLPATRAAQVGATSDMNPQDPATLQDGGDLRLPLTEFPDNFNQLNIDGNTSDTGAVLAATLPGAFMTQADGRLELNADYFTGAELTGTNPQTVTYTINPKATWSDGTPITWEDLKSEVDACNGRDKKYLIASRAGFERVKSVTRGVNDRQAVVTFSDPYAEWRGMFAGGIQPRSMTANPEVFNKGQLEAPGPSAGPFIVSTIDRTAQRIVLTRNPRWWGRKPRLDSITFLVLDVSAIIPALQNKAIDAAGITTLDDMVTAQRTPGIVIRRAPAPTWFHFTFNGAEGSIMADERLRLAICQGIDRQAIVDVVQHGLSAHPVPLNNHVYVAGQVGYQDNSAPGAYNPDKARRDLDAMGWKLNGAVREKDGKQLVVRDVLFDAASNRQIAMVAQNSLAQIGVKLVLDLKAGSGFFSQYVGVGDFDIAQFGWEGNAFPLSALAQIYTSDGDSNFGRIGNAAIDAKITETLSELDQNKARALANQVDQMIWREGFNLPLFQSPGNRAVRKDLANYGAAGLADVDYTAVGFMRT from the coding sequence ATGGTGATGGTCACCGGCTGCTCGAGTGGCTACGAGGACCTGCCGGCGACCCGGGCGGCCCAGGTCGGCGCTACCAGCGACATGAATCCGCAGGACCCGGCAACGCTGCAAGACGGTGGCGACCTGCGACTACCGCTGACGGAGTTCCCGGACAACTTCAATCAGTTGAACATCGACGGCAATACGTCTGACACCGGTGCGGTGCTGGCGGCCACGCTGCCGGGGGCGTTCATGACCCAGGCGGACGGCAGGCTGGAGCTCAACGCCGACTACTTCACCGGTGCCGAGCTGACCGGCACCAATCCCCAAACCGTCACGTACACAATCAATCCCAAGGCAACGTGGAGCGACGGTACGCCGATCACGTGGGAAGACCTCAAGTCGGAGGTCGACGCGTGCAACGGCCGCGACAAGAAGTACTTGATCGCCAGCCGGGCCGGGTTCGAACGGGTGAAGTCGGTGACCAGAGGTGTGAACGACCGGCAGGCGGTGGTCACCTTCTCCGATCCGTACGCCGAATGGCGCGGAATGTTCGCCGGAGGGATACAGCCGCGCAGCATGACGGCCAACCCGGAGGTCTTCAACAAGGGCCAGCTCGAAGCTCCGGGCCCGTCGGCCGGTCCCTTCATCGTGTCCACGATCGACCGGACCGCGCAGCGCATCGTGCTGACCCGTAATCCTCGATGGTGGGGCCGCAAGCCGCGGCTGGATTCGATCACCTTCCTGGTGCTCGACGTCTCGGCCATCATCCCTGCCCTGCAGAACAAGGCGATCGATGCCGCCGGCATCACGACGCTCGACGATATGGTGACCGCCCAGCGCACACCCGGCATCGTGATCCGGCGCGCGCCGGCACCGACTTGGTTCCACTTCACGTTCAATGGCGCCGAGGGGTCGATCATGGCCGACGAGCGGCTGCGACTGGCGATCTGCCAGGGTATCGACCGCCAAGCCATCGTCGATGTCGTCCAGCACGGGCTGAGCGCCCATCCCGTGCCGCTGAACAACCACGTCTACGTGGCCGGACAGGTTGGCTACCAAGACAACAGCGCTCCCGGCGCTTACAACCCGGATAAGGCCCGACGCGACCTCGATGCCATGGGGTGGAAACTCAACGGCGCGGTGCGGGAGAAGGACGGCAAGCAGCTCGTCGTTCGCGACGTACTCTTCGACGCGGCATCCAACCGCCAGATTGCCATGGTTGCGCAGAACAGCCTGGCGCAGATCGGTGTGAAGCTGGTACTTGACCTCAAAGCCGGTAGCGGATTTTTCAGCCAGTACGTCGGCGTCGGCGATTTCGATATCGCCCAATTCGGTTGGGAAGGCAATGCTTTCCCGTTGTCGGCGCTTGCGCAGATTTACACCTCGGACGGTGACAGCAACTTCGGCAGGATCGGCAACGCCGCGATCGATGCGAAGATCACCGAGACGTTGTCGGAGCTGGACCAGAACAAGGCGCGTGCTCTCGCCAACCAGGTTGACCAGATGATCTGGCGGGAGGGCTTCAACCTGCCGCTGTTCCAGTCGCCCGGGAACCGAGCGGTACGAAAGGATTTGGCCAATTACGGCGCGGCCGGACTGGCCGATGTGGACTACACCGCGGTCGGGTTCATGCGGACCTGA
- a CDS encoding ABC transporter ATP-binding protein, with product MTALLEVTDLGVTFDTGDARVPAVRGATYHIDPREVLAIVGESGSGKSTAAMAVVGLLPEYAEVSGSVRLHGQELLGLPDQAMSRIRGKTIGTVFQDPMSALTPVYTVGDQIAEAIRVHHRDVNRATARTRAVELLELVGIAQPDRRAKAFPHELSGGERQRVVIAIAIANDPDLLICDEPTTALDVTVQAQILDVLRTARDVTGAAVLIITHDLGVVSEFADRAMVMYAGREVEIADVDDLYRDRRMPYTVGLLGSVPRLDAAQGTRLVPIPGAPPDLAALVPDACPFTPRCPLVIDECRSAEPALVTVSEGHRAACVRTDDVAGRTASEIFDVTTAPPAVDTATDQGTTVLRVADLSKTYPLTKGVVFRRRVGEVRALAGVSFTLQQGRTLAIVGESGSGKSTTLQQILELNAPQSGSIEVLGADVAGLNPESRRALRHDIQVVFQDPVASLDPRLPVSEVIAEPLQANGFRKVDADARVAELLDIVGLRYEDAARYPAEFSGGQKQRIGIARALALQPKILALDEPVSALDVSIQAGIINLLLDLQERFGLSYLFVSHDLSVVKHLAHQVVVLYRGAIVEQGDGDEVFTHPQHEYTRRLLAAVPRAHPDAAAG from the coding sequence ATGACGGCACTGCTGGAGGTCACCGATCTCGGCGTCACCTTCGACACCGGTGATGCGCGGGTGCCCGCGGTGCGCGGTGCGACCTACCACATCGATCCGCGCGAAGTGCTCGCGATCGTCGGCGAATCGGGCTCGGGCAAAAGCACCGCCGCCATGGCAGTCGTCGGGCTGCTGCCCGAATACGCCGAGGTATCGGGTTCGGTCCGGTTGCACGGCCAGGAGTTGCTCGGGCTACCCGACCAGGCGATGTCACGGATCCGCGGCAAGACGATCGGCACGGTGTTCCAAGACCCGATGTCGGCTCTGACTCCCGTCTACACCGTCGGAGACCAGATCGCCGAAGCCATCCGGGTTCATCATCGTGACGTCAACCGGGCAACTGCGCGGACCCGGGCCGTAGAGCTGCTCGAGCTGGTGGGTATCGCCCAGCCAGATCGCCGGGCAAAAGCGTTCCCGCACGAGCTATCCGGCGGTGAGCGCCAGCGGGTGGTGATCGCGATCGCGATCGCCAACGATCCGGACCTGCTCATCTGTGACGAGCCGACCACCGCGCTGGACGTCACCGTGCAGGCTCAAATCCTCGATGTGCTGCGGACTGCCCGCGATGTCACCGGCGCGGCAGTGTTGATCATCACCCACGACCTGGGGGTGGTATCGGAGTTCGCCGACCGGGCAATGGTCATGTACGCCGGACGTGAGGTCGAGATCGCCGACGTCGACGATCTCTACCGGGACCGCCGCATGCCTTACACGGTCGGGCTGCTCGGTTCGGTGCCGCGGCTGGACGCCGCGCAGGGCACTCGGCTGGTTCCGATTCCCGGGGCGCCGCCCGACTTGGCCGCGCTTGTCCCCGATGCCTGTCCGTTCACGCCCCGCTGTCCGCTGGTCATCGACGAATGTCGTTCGGCCGAGCCAGCTCTGGTCACGGTGTCCGAAGGCCACCGGGCGGCCTGCGTCCGCACCGACGACGTCGCCGGCCGCACTGCCTCCGAGATCTTCGACGTGACAACTGCGCCGCCCGCCGTCGATACCGCGACAGACCAGGGCACAACCGTGCTGCGGGTCGCCGACCTCAGCAAGACCTACCCGCTCACCAAGGGCGTGGTATTTCGCCGGCGGGTGGGTGAGGTGCGAGCGCTCGCCGGCGTCAGCTTCACCCTGCAACAGGGCCGTACGCTGGCGATCGTCGGAGAGTCCGGTTCGGGCAAATCGACTACTCTGCAACAGATCTTGGAATTGAACGCGCCACAATCGGGTTCGATTGAGGTTCTCGGCGCCGACGTAGCCGGGTTGAACCCGGAGAGCCGACGCGCGCTGCGGCACGACATTCAGGTGGTGTTCCAAGATCCGGTGGCGTCGCTGGACCCCCGGCTCCCCGTTTCCGAAGTCATAGCCGAACCTTTGCAGGCCAATGGATTTCGGAAGGTGGACGCCGATGCACGCGTAGCCGAACTGCTCGACATCGTGGGTCTGCGTTACGAGGACGCCGCTCGCTACCCGGCCGAGTTCTCCGGTGGACAAAAGCAGCGCATCGGCATCGCGCGAGCGCTGGCGTTGCAGCCGAAGATATTGGCGCTCGACGAGCCGGTGTCGGCGCTCGACGTCTCGATCCAAGCTGGGATCATCAACCTGCTGCTCGACCTGCAGGAACGCTTCGGTCTGTCGTATCTGTTTGTCTCACATGATCTTTCCGTCGTCAAACATCTGGCGCACCAGGTGGTGGTGCTGTACCGAGGCGCCATCGTCGAGCAGGGTGATGGCGATGAGGTTTTCACCCACCCACAGCACGAATACACCCGGCGACTGCTGGCCGCCGTTCCACGGGCGCATCCCGATGCCGCAGCCGGTTAG
- a CDS encoding ABC transporter permease: MTQQTDHSVPGRSGVHPVATFTSRRNLLIRRFFRNKPAAVALVLLALAFIGCYALPPLLPYSYTDLDLHSLLQPPSPRHWLGTNALGQDLLARTLTGMQKSLLIGVCVAVISTTIAATVGSIAGYFGGWRDRALMWLVDLLLVVPSFLLIAIVTPRTKHSNSVLWLIVLLAAFGWMVSSRMVRGLTMSLREREFVRAARYMGVSSRRVIMHHIVPNVASILIIDATLNVGFAILAETGLSFLGFGVQPPDVSLGTLIAEGTPSATTFPWVFLVPGSALILIVLCANLAGDGLRDAIDPGAKRRRKHKPIARPQ; encoded by the coding sequence ATGACCCAACAGACCGATCACAGCGTTCCGGGGCGCTCCGGCGTCCACCCGGTCGCCACCTTTACCTCGCGCCGAAACCTGTTGATTCGACGGTTTTTCCGCAACAAGCCTGCGGCGGTGGCGCTGGTTCTGCTGGCGCTGGCATTCATCGGTTGCTACGCATTGCCGCCGCTGTTGCCCTACAGCTATACCGATCTCGATCTGCACTCGCTGCTGCAGCCGCCGTCGCCGCGACACTGGTTGGGCACCAACGCGCTGGGCCAGGACCTACTGGCAAGGACCCTGACCGGCATGCAGAAGTCGCTATTGATCGGTGTTTGTGTGGCGGTGATCTCGACCACCATCGCCGCCACCGTCGGATCGATCGCCGGCTATTTCGGCGGCTGGCGCGACCGCGCACTGATGTGGCTGGTGGACCTGCTGTTGGTGGTGCCCAGCTTCCTGCTCATTGCCATCGTCACGCCGCGCACCAAGCATTCAAACAGCGTTCTGTGGCTCATCGTGCTGCTTGCGGCGTTCGGCTGGATGGTCAGTTCACGGATGGTGCGCGGCCTGACTATGAGCCTGCGGGAACGCGAATTCGTCCGTGCGGCAAGGTATATGGGAGTGTCGAGCCGACGGGTGATCATGCATCACATCGTGCCGAACGTCGCCTCGATCCTGATCATCGACGCGACGCTCAACGTGGGTTTCGCGATCCTGGCCGAAACCGGGTTGAGCTTCTTGGGATTCGGTGTGCAGCCACCGGACGTATCGCTGGGTACTCTGATTGCCGAAGGCACTCCGTCGGCGACCACCTTCCCCTGGGTCTTCCTGGTCCCGGGCTCGGCGTTGATATTGATTGTGTTGTGCGCGAACCTCGCCGGTGACGGTCTGCGCGACGCGATCGATCCGGGCGCGAAGCGCCGCAGGAAGCACAAGCCAATCGCGCGGCCGCAATGA
- a CDS encoding ABC transporter permease — MIRYLARRFLNYVVLLALASFLTFLLTSQTFHPLDSFVQRHPTPPPEAIHAKAVSLGLDKPVAIRYAKWVSGVVHGDFGVTVSGHPVSQELWRRVGVSLRLVVTGSVLGTLIGVIVGAWGAVRQYRLSDRVITVLSLIILSIPSFVLASLLILGALRINMLAGVGIFQYTGETSPLAPNGTVDAVIERLQHIVLPTLTLALGAIAGFSRYQRNAMLDVLGEDFIRTARAKGLTRRRALFKHGLRTALIPMATLFAYGVSGLVVGAVFVEKIFGWHGMGEWVVSGIATQDANVVAAITLFSGAAVLLAGLLSDVIYAALDPRVRVS, encoded by the coding sequence ATGATCCGCTACCTCGCCCGGCGATTCCTCAACTACGTCGTCCTGCTCGCGCTGGCGTCTTTCCTGACCTTCCTGCTGACCTCGCAGACGTTTCATCCGCTCGACAGCTTTGTGCAGCGCCACCCGACGCCGCCGCCGGAGGCCATTCACGCCAAGGCCGTTTCGCTGGGCTTGGACAAACCGGTGGCCATCCGCTACGCGAAATGGGTTTCCGGTGTCGTCCACGGTGACTTCGGGGTGACGGTGAGCGGTCACCCCGTCTCCCAGGAACTGTGGCGCCGGGTCGGGGTGAGCCTGCGACTCGTGGTGACCGGTTCGGTGCTGGGCACGTTGATCGGCGTCATCGTGGGCGCCTGGGGCGCGGTCCGGCAGTACCGGCTCAGCGATCGGGTGATCACCGTGCTGTCCCTGATCATCTTGAGCATCCCGTCGTTCGTCCTGGCAAGCCTGCTGATTCTGGGCGCACTGCGGATCAACATGCTCGCCGGCGTGGGAATCTTTCAGTACACCGGGGAGACGTCGCCGCTCGCGCCCAATGGAACCGTCGACGCGGTCATCGAACGCTTGCAACACATCGTGCTGCCCACCCTGACCCTGGCCCTGGGCGCAATCGCGGGTTTCAGCCGCTACCAACGCAATGCGATGCTCGACGTGCTCGGCGAGGACTTCATCCGAACCGCGCGGGCGAAGGGTCTGACCCGTCGGCGGGCGCTGTTCAAACACGGGCTGCGCACCGCACTCATTCCGATGGCCACCCTGTTCGCCTACGGCGTGAGCGGGCTGGTTGTCGGCGCGGTGTTCGTCGAGAAGATCTTCGGCTGGCACGGCATGGGCGAATGGGTGGTGTCCGGAATCGCGACCCAGGACGCCAACGTCGTCGCGGCGATCACGCTTTTCTCCGGCGCGGCCGTCCTGCTGGCGGGGCTGTTGTCCGACGTCATCTACGCGGCACTCGATCCGAGGGTGCGGGTGTCATGA
- a CDS encoding lsr2/espR transcriptional regulator: MEAKPLYKLKADFFKTLGHPARIRILELLVERDRSVGELLVSDVGLEASNLSQQLAVLRRAGVVVADRDGNVVTYSIASPDIAELLEVARTVLARVLTDRVAVLEDLRADRSAN, from the coding sequence GTGGAAGCAAAGCCCCTCTACAAGCTCAAAGCCGATTTCTTCAAGACGCTTGGCCACCCCGCGCGCATCAGGATTCTCGAGCTGCTGGTGGAGCGGGACCGCTCCGTTGGGGAGTTGTTGGTGTCCGACGTCGGACTGGAGGCGTCGAACCTGTCCCAGCAGCTGGCGGTGTTGCGTCGGGCAGGAGTCGTCGTCGCCGACCGCGATGGCAATGTCGTGACCTATTCGATCGCCTCGCCCGATATCGCCGAGCTACTCGAGGTTGCTCGCACGGTACTTGCCCGGGTGCTTACCGACCGGGTCGCGGTGCTGGAGGATCTGCGCGCCGACCGCTCGGCGAATTAG
- a CDS encoding NADH-quinone oxidoreductase subunit B family protein, protein MGWFAKILHVGRVVEPAGAPPPSAIEPPAGVRGSLQIRHVDAGSCNGCEVEISGAFGPVYDAERFGARLVASPRHADALLVTGVVTRNMADPLRNTLEATPRPRVVIACGDCALNKGVFKDAYGVAGAVSDVVGVDIEIAGCPPTPAEIVAALRSVTGK, encoded by the coding sequence ATGGGTTGGTTCGCCAAAATCCTTCACGTCGGCCGGGTCGTCGAGCCCGCGGGCGCGCCGCCGCCGTCGGCAATAGAACCACCGGCGGGAGTACGAGGTTCGCTGCAGATCCGGCATGTCGACGCGGGTTCGTGCAACGGATGCGAGGTGGAGATATCGGGTGCGTTCGGGCCGGTGTACGACGCCGAGCGGTTCGGGGCACGCCTGGTCGCCTCGCCCCGGCATGCCGATGCGCTGCTGGTGACCGGGGTGGTGACGCGCAACATGGCCGACCCGCTGCGCAACACCCTTGAGGCGACGCCACGCCCGCGGGTGGTGATCGCGTGCGGAGATTGCGCCTTGAACAAAGGGGTGTTCAAGGATGCCTATGGCGTCGCTGGTGCGGTCAGTGACGTGGTGGGAGTCGATATCGAGATTGCGGGATGCCCCCCGACACCCGCCGAAATCGTAGCGGCCCTGCGGTCGGTGACCGGGAAATGA
- a CDS encoding proton-conducting transporter transmembrane domain-containing protein: MTATSTLAPTGTPKVLPRNSFGPVVGGILTSGVGIVGVWLGLHGMFGSVRAVAVDWLLPLSGVRLELDPLGGFFMALTGAVAVPVGCYAIGYARREQLSNATVALLPMFVATMALVPAAGSVTTFLLAWELMAITSLMLVLSDDTRPQVRAAGLSYAVMTQLGFAALLVGLMVLSAAGASDRLADLKGVSGGVRTVVFVLTFVGFGSKAGLVPLHAWLPRAHPEAPSPVSALMSAAMVNLGIYGIVRFDLQLLGPGPRWWGLTLMAVGAVSALYGVLQASVATDIKRLLAYSTTENMGLVTLALGAAALFVDTGAYGPATIAAAAAVVHLMAHAAFKSLGFLSAGSVLVATGVRDLDLLGGLARRMPATTVFFGLAALGACGLPLGAGFVGEWLLVQSLIHAAPGHDPTVALTTPLAVGVVALATGLSVAAMVKAFGIGFFARPRSSQAAGAREAPASMRAGMTTAAGACLILAVAPGLVAPIVRRIVATLPFAHGGFTDFGTVVRLPGVPGSIAPGVIAASVLVTALVASGLARLRFRRRPAPVVLPLWACGADDLTERMQYTATSFAEPLQRVFGEVLRPDTDIEVTHTAESRFMADRITYRTAITDAVEQRLYTPIVAAVAAAAGLMRRAHTGSVHLYLAYGALGVLIVLVAAK, encoded by the coding sequence ATGACGGCCACGTCGACCCTTGCCCCGACGGGGACACCAAAGGTATTGCCACGCAACAGTTTTGGTCCGGTAGTCGGTGGGATTCTCACGTCTGGTGTGGGCATCGTCGGGGTATGGCTGGGCTTGCACGGCATGTTCGGATCGGTACGCGCGGTAGCTGTCGACTGGCTTCTTCCGCTGTCGGGCGTACGGCTCGAGCTTGACCCGCTGGGCGGATTCTTCATGGCGCTCACGGGCGCGGTTGCGGTGCCAGTGGGTTGTTATGCGATCGGGTACGCGCGTCGTGAGCAGCTTAGCAATGCCACCGTTGCGCTGCTGCCGATGTTCGTCGCGACGATGGCGCTGGTGCCGGCCGCGGGGTCGGTGACGACCTTTCTGCTGGCGTGGGAGTTGATGGCGATCACGTCGCTGATGCTGGTGCTGTCCGACGACACCCGCCCTCAGGTCCGCGCGGCGGGGTTGTCGTACGCGGTGATGACCCAGCTCGGGTTCGCCGCGCTCCTGGTCGGGCTCATGGTGTTGTCGGCAGCCGGCGCATCCGACCGGCTCGCCGACCTCAAGGGGGTGTCCGGCGGCGTCCGCACGGTGGTGTTCGTGCTGACATTCGTCGGCTTCGGGTCGAAGGCGGGATTGGTGCCGCTGCACGCGTGGTTACCGCGCGCCCATCCCGAGGCGCCCAGTCCGGTGTCGGCGTTGATGAGCGCGGCGATGGTCAACCTGGGCATCTACGGCATCGTTCGCTTCGACCTGCAGTTGCTCGGGCCGGGTCCCCGCTGGTGGGGTCTGACACTGATGGCCGTTGGCGCCGTTTCCGCGCTCTACGGTGTGCTGCAGGCCTCGGTGGCGACCGACATCAAACGGCTGTTGGCATATTCGACGACTGAGAACATGGGCCTGGTCACGTTGGCACTCGGTGCAGCCGCGCTTTTCGTGGACACCGGTGCCTACGGTCCGGCGACCATCGCCGCGGCCGCCGCGGTAGTGCATCTGATGGCGCACGCGGCGTTCAAGAGCCTCGGGTTCCTGTCGGCCGGATCGGTCCTGGTCGCCACCGGTGTGCGAGATCTCGACCTGCTCGGCGGACTGGCCCGCCGAATGCCGGCCACCACCGTGTTCTTCGGGTTGGCCGCGCTGGGCGCGTGTGGGCTCCCGCTCGGAGCCGGTTTTGTCGGTGAGTGGCTGCTGGTCCAGTCCCTGATCCACGCCGCTCCCGGACACGATCCGACGGTGGCACTGACCACTCCGCTGGCGGTCGGCGTGGTCGCACTGGCTACCGGCCTGAGTGTGGCCGCGATGGTCAAAGCGTTCGGAATCGGGTTCTTCGCCCGTCCCCGCTCCAGCCAGGCCGCCGGCGCGCGTGAGGCGCCGGCCAGCATGCGTGCGGGCATGACGACCGCGGCGGGCGCCTGCCTGATCCTTGCGGTCGCGCCGGGGCTCGTCGCCCCGATAGTGCGGCGGATCGTCGCGACGCTGCCGTTCGCCCACGGGGGGTTCACCGACTTCGGCACCGTCGTGCGACTGCCAGGGGTGCCCGGTTCGATCGCACCCGGTGTGATCGCCGCCAGTGTGCTCGTCACCGCGCTGGTGGCCTCCGGGCTGGCCCGGTTGCGTTTCCGGCGCCGCCCCGCGCCCGTCGTGCTGCCGTTATGGGCCTGTGGCGCAGACGATCTCACCGAGCGCATGCAATACACGGCAACGTCGTTCGCCGAGCCGCTGCAGCGAGTCTTCGGTGAGGTGCTGCGCCCCGATACCGACATCGAGGTCACCCACACGGCCGAGTCACGGTTCATGGCCGACAGGATCACCTACCGGACCGCGATCACCGACGCGGTTGAACAGCGTTTGTACACCCCGATAGTCGCGGCCGTCGCCGCCGCGGCCGGGCTGATGCGCCGTGCCCACACCGGCAGCGTGCACCTCTACTTGGCCTACGGGGCGCTGGGCGTGCTGATCGTGCTGGTGGCCGCCAAGTGA
- a CDS encoding respiratory chain complex I subunit 1 family protein, with the protein MSYVAGAAQLGLVTLGAPLVVGVTRQVRARWEGRAGGGLLQPWRDLVKQLGKQQITPAGTTIVFIAAPAIVAGTTLLIAAIAPIVATGSPLDSSADLFAVVGLLFLGTVALALAGIDTGTSFGGMGASREITIAALVEPTILLAVFALSIPAGSSNLGALVTNTIAHPDHVMSLTAVLAFVALVIVIVAETGRLPVDNPATHLELTMVHEAMVLEYAGPRLALVEWASGMRLTVLLALLANLFLPWGIAGAAPTALQVLAAVAAIAIKVAVLAALLATFEVFIAKLRLFRVPELLAGSFLLALLAVTAANFFTVRT; encoded by the coding sequence ATGTCCTACGTCGCGGGTGCAGCTCAGCTCGGCCTGGTCACCCTCGGTGCGCCGCTGGTGGTCGGGGTGACGCGTCAAGTGCGGGCCCGCTGGGAGGGCCGAGCAGGCGGTGGATTGTTGCAGCCATGGCGAGATCTGGTCAAACAGCTTGGTAAGCAACAAATCACGCCGGCGGGAACGACGATCGTGTTCATTGCCGCGCCGGCGATCGTCGCCGGGACCACGCTTTTGATCGCGGCGATCGCACCGATCGTCGCTACAGGGTCGCCCCTGGACTCCAGCGCCGATTTGTTCGCCGTGGTCGGCTTGCTTTTTCTGGGCACTGTGGCGCTCGCCCTTGCCGGCATCGACACCGGCACCTCGTTCGGCGGTATGGGCGCAAGCCGCGAGATCACCATCGCCGCCCTGGTCGAGCCGACGATCCTGCTGGCCGTGTTCGCGCTGTCCATCCCGGCCGGATCGTCCAATCTCGGTGCGCTGGTGACAAATACGATCGCGCATCCCGACCATGTCATGTCCTTGACCGCCGTGCTCGCCTTTGTCGCGCTGGTGATCGTCATCGTCGCCGAGACCGGGCGGCTGCCGGTCGACAACCCAGCGACCCATTTGGAATTGACGATGGTGCACGAGGCGATGGTGCTCGAGTATGCCGGACCTCGGTTGGCGCTCGTCGAGTGGGCGTCGGGGATGCGACTCACGGTGCTGCTGGCGCTGCTGGCAAACCTGTTCTTGCCGTGGGGGATTGCCGGCGCCGCGCCCACCGCGCTTCAGGTGCTGGCGGCCGTGGCTGCAATCGCGATCAAGGTGGCGGTGCTGGCCGCGTTGCTCGCGACATTTGAGGTGTTCATCGCCAAGCTCCGATTGTTCCGGGTGCCCGAACTGTTGGCGGGTTCGTTCCTGCTGGCCTTGCTCGCGGTCACCGCCGCCAACTTCTTCACGGTGCGCACATGA